The stretch of DNA AGCCCGGAGCTATGGAAACCGCTTATTCTCTTGCAGGACCATATGGATCGCTTGTCCGTCCCGGTGCAAGCAGTCTCCACCTATATAAAACGAACAGAAATGACCGCAACCAATAACCTGTTTCTTTCCGTTCCAATTTTCGTTTGCGATGAAAGCTTTCCCCGAAGTTAGGCTAGGGTGCCAGGAAATAGATGCCATTCGCGATTTGTGCAAACGGCGGCTCTACCTGGCATCCCAGGTTCACCGCTATCTCAAATGAGTTCCAACCACAGCTTTTTCGGATTCTCGATGAGCTCAGCAAACCGGTTCGTGAATGCGACGGCTGTTGCTCCATCCGCCACGCGGTGGTCGAATGACATGGAGATGTTCATCATCGAACGGATGATAATTTCATCGTTATCCGTTACAACAGCGCATTTTTTCGTCTTATGGAAGGCGATGATCGCTGTTTCCGGATGGTTGATGATCGGGGTTGCCGCGATGCTTCCAAGCGGACCGACATTGCTGATTGTAATCGTGCCGCCGCGCATCTCGTTGCCGGACAATGTTCCTTGACGTGCTTTTTCATTCAACTCTTTCATCTCACCATGGATTTGAAGCAACGATTTCTGATGAGCGTTCTTCAATACCGGAACAATGAGACCAAGCGTCGAATCGACCGCAAGTCCGATATTATAATCTTTTTCGAGGACGATGACTTCGTTTTCCTCATCCAGCTTCGCATTGAAGACAGGGAAGTCTTTCAGCGCCACAACGAGCGCTTTGATGAAGAATGCGACTGCCGAAATAGAAACGCCGTCTTCCTTTAATTCTTGGCGAAGTGCCATCAAGTTCGTCATGTCGATTTCCTCGAAATGCGTCACATGCGGAATTGTCGCAAGCGAATGCGTCATTTTCTTCGCAATCGCCTTCCGGATCCCTTTGAATGGTATGACATCCGCAGGCGTCTGTGCAATCTCTTCTGCGCTTTCCACGGATGGGGAGGCTGCCGGCTGTGCGGCTGGAGCCGGCACAGCTGCAGCAATTTGTCCGCCTTCCATGAAGCGGTAAACGTCGTCGACCGTCACACGCCCCGAAGGTCCCGTTCCAATGACTTTTTCGATATCCACATCGTTTTCTCTTGCAATTTTCCGTGTGTACGGTGCCGCCAAGATACGGAGTGGACCTTTCGGCCGGTTCACAGATGCAATTGGAACCTCTTCCACTTTCTCTTCCATCGTTGTTACTTTCTCTTCCACCGTTACCGCCGCTTCGGCAGCCGACCCTTCGTCTTGCGCAGGGACGTTGGCAGCCCCTTTCGCTTCGATTACCATGATGGTCGTGCCGACTTCAACAGTCGTCCCTATCTTAATGAGCAGTTCTTTTACAGTTCCTGTCACGGGCGACGGCAATTCCGCCACCATTTTATCAGTTTGCACTTCTACAAGCGCCTGGTCGGCGACAACAGAATCACCAGGCTTCACAAAATAGTGAAGTACCTCGGCTTCCGTCATCCCTTCCCCGATGTCATGCAACTTTACCTCTACCAATGGGGGGCCTCCTCTCAGAATCTATACACTTTTTCAATAGCATCTTCGACCCGCTTCGGAGTCGGCAAGAAGTGGTCTTCAAGCGCTGAAAATGGAACCGGAACATCGAATCCTGTCACTTTTTCAATAGGCGCTTTCATGTACAAGAATGAAGTATTATTGATGATGGAAATTATGTCATTCCCTACGCCGCTCGTCTCATGCGCTTCATGGACAACGACGACACGGCCTGTTTTTTGAACGGACTCCGCGATGATGTCTTTGTCCAACGGGAACAAAGTACGCATATCGATGACGTCGCACTGGATTCCTTTCGCTGCCGCCTTATCAGCAGCCGCTTTCGCGACAGGAACCATAGCGCCCCAAGCGATGACTGTCACGTCGTCGCCTTCCGTCACCTTTTTCCCTTTACCGATTTCCACTTCGTAGATCCCTTCCGGAACATCTTCACGGAATGCACGGTAGAGGCGCATCGGCTCCATGAACAGAACCGGGTCTGGATCTTTGATCGCCGCAATGAGCAATCCTTTTGCGTCAGTCGGAGTGGACGGGCAAACAACTTTGATGCCTGGCATATGCGTGAAGAATGATTCTGGACTGTCGGAATGGATTTCAGGAGCACGCACCCCGGCGCCATATGGAGCACGGATGACCATAGGAACCGTATACTTGCTCAACGTCCGCATCCGCACACGAGTGACATGCGTTGCGATTTGTTCGAATGCCGGATAGATGAACCCGAGGAACTGGATTTCAGGGACCGGAATCATTCCATTGACCGCGAGACCAACGGAAGAACCGATAATTCCCGCTTCACTAAGCGGCGTATCGACGACGCGGTCCTCCCCGAATTGAGCTTGGAGGCCTTCCGTCGCACGGAAGACTCCCCCGTTTTTCCCAACATCTTCACCAAGCACGATCACTCTGTCATCTTCGGCTAGCATCGTCCCTAGTGCATCCGTCACCGCTTGAACGAGCGTCAATGAACGTGTCGCCTGTTTGTTCGTTTCTGCAGTCTCTCTTTCTACGACTTGATTCATTAATTCCCACCCCTTATCGACTCAAGATAGTTTTCCTTTTGCTCTTTGATCGGCCAAGGCATTTCTTCAAATACGTGATCGAACATATCTTCCACATTCGGTGCCGGGAAGCTTTCCATTGCGACAACAGCTTCTTCGACTTCCGATTCGATTTGTTTCTTTGTTTCTTCCACCCATTCGTCGTTCCAATAATCGTATTCCTTCATGAAGCGCTCCAGGCGCAGCAGCGGATCGACCTTATCACGTTCTGCATCGACCTTCTCCTGGTCGCGGTATTTTGTCGGGTCGTCAGCAGTCGTATGGGCTCCGAAGCGTTGTGTGACCGCCTCGATTAATGTCGGCCCGTCACCATTGCGTGCTCGATCGAACGCTTTTTTCGTCTCGAAGTACACAGCGAAGATGTCATTACCATCAATCCGGATTCCTGGCATCCCATATGCTACACTCTTCTGGGCAATCGTTTTCGAATTCATCTGCTTTTCGAATGGTACAGAAATGGCAAAGCCGTTATTTTGGTTGAAGAAAACAACAGGCAATTTGAATACGCTCGCAAAGTTCATGCCTTCATGGAAATCGCCCTCGGATGTCGCTCCATCTCCGAAATAAGCAATGGACGCATTTTTCGTTCCTCTTCGTTTTTCAGCCCATGCAGCACCTGCCGCATGCGGAAGCTGTGTCGCAATCGGAACAGCTGGCGGGAAGATGTTGCGGTCTGCGTGCACCGTTCCCTCTACACGGCCATTCCAATAGAGGAAGACACGCGGCATTTCCGCGCC from Bacillus sp. OxB-1 encodes:
- the pdhA gene encoding pyruvate dehydrogenase (acetyl-transferring) E1 component subunit alpha; translation: MEDLYPIKQYVNQEGKFSDASIKDEISPELVKEFYYNMLRIRTFDRKAKSLQRQGRLGTYALFEGQEAAQVGSALSLEKDDWVFPTYRDHGALLTFGAEMPRVFLYWNGRVEGTVHADRNIFPPAVPIATQLPHAAGAAWAEKRRGTKNASIAYFGDGATSEGDFHEGMNFASVFKLPVVFFNQNNGFAISVPFEKQMNSKTIAQKSVAYGMPGIRIDGNDIFAVYFETKKAFDRARNGDGPTLIEAVTQRFGAHTTADDPTKYRDQEKVDAERDKVDPLLRLERFMKEYDYWNDEWVEETKKQIESEVEEAVVAMESFPAPNVEDMFDHVFEEMPWPIKEQKENYLESIRGGN
- a CDS encoding alpha-ketoacid dehydrogenase subunit beta, whose protein sequence is MNQVVERETAETNKQATRSLTLVQAVTDALGTMLAEDDRVIVLGEDVGKNGGVFRATEGLQAQFGEDRVVDTPLSEAGIIGSSVGLAVNGMIPVPEIQFLGFIYPAFEQIATHVTRVRMRTLSKYTVPMVIRAPYGAGVRAPEIHSDSPESFFTHMPGIKVVCPSTPTDAKGLLIAAIKDPDPVLFMEPMRLYRAFREDVPEGIYEVEIGKGKKVTEGDDVTVIAWGAMVPVAKAAADKAAAKGIQCDVIDMRTLFPLDKDIIAESVQKTGRVVVVHEAHETSGVGNDIISIINNTSFLYMKAPIEKVTGFDVPVPFSALEDHFLPTPKRVEDAIEKVYRF
- a CDS encoding dihydrolipoamide acetyltransferase family protein, with product MVEVKLHDIGEGMTEAEVLHYFVKPGDSVVADQALVEVQTDKMVAELPSPVTGTVKELLIKIGTTVEVGTTIMVIEAKGAANVPAQDEGSAAEAAVTVEEKVTTMEEKVEEVPIASVNRPKGPLRILAAPYTRKIARENDVDIEKVIGTGPSGRVTVDDVYRFMEGGQIAAAVPAPAAQPAASPSVESAEEIAQTPADVIPFKGIRKAIAKKMTHSLATIPHVTHFEEIDMTNLMALRQELKEDGVSISAVAFFIKALVVALKDFPVFNAKLDEENEVIVLEKDYNIGLAVDSTLGLIVPVLKNAHQKSLLQIHGEMKELNEKARQGTLSGNEMRGGTITISNVGPLGSIAATPIINHPETAIIAFHKTKKCAVVTDNDEIIIRSMMNISMSFDHRVADGATAVAFTNRFAELIENPKKLWLELI